TTGCGCTTTTATCCATGCCCAAAACATGGCGGCGCGGAGTATAAATTGTGAGCATGAACATCGAACAAAAACTTGAACCCTTTGCTAATCGTCTCGCCAAAATGCACAAGCACCTTGGCAAATGGGCGCGGCGACAAGGCATCACCTGTTATAGAGTTTATGACAACGACATTCCTGGCACACCGCTGGCGATTGATATTTACGAAAATATCGTGCATGTGGCGGAGTATGCCCGCGACCACGGCATGGAGCCTACTGAACACGCCGCTTGGCTCGATGGCTGCTTGAGAGTGGTCAGCGAGGTGCTTGGCGTCTCATCCGAATTGATTTATCTGAAATTTCGCCAGCGGCAAAAAGGGCTTCGCCAATACGAACGGTTTTCGCGTGTTGGCTCCGAGTATATCGTCCGCGAAAACGGACTTCGTTTTTTGATAAAACCCGCGGACTACCTTGATGTCGGGCTTTTTCTCGACCATCGCAACACCCGCCTTATGGTGCAACAAGAGGCCGCTGGGAAACGGGTGCTGAATCTTTTTGCTTACACTGGTTCGTTCACCGTGTATGCGGCGGCGGGTGGTGCGTCAGAGACGTTGACCATAGACATGAGCAACACTTACCTTGAATGGGCGGACCGCAATTTGTCGCTCAACAATTTTTCGGACAAGAAACACCGCTTGCTACAAGCCGACGTGTTGGCTTGGCTCGAACAGCCGCCCGGCGAACTGTTCGACCTCATCATTGTCGACCCTCCCACTTTCTCGAACAGCAAACGCATGGACGACACGCTCGACATCCAACGAGACCATGTGATGTTGCTCAACCGAACGCTCCGTTTTTGTGCGCCGGGAGGGACGGTGTATTTTTCCACCAACTACCGCCGTTTCAAGATTTGGGAGGAAGAAATTCGCGCTTCGGCAATAAAGGACATTTCCAAACAAACGGTGCCGGAGGATTTTAGGAACAAGAAGATTCATCAAAGTTTCAAGATTCTGAAATGAGGTCAATGCCCCAGCATACTCCCCGGAATCTCTTGCCGCTCCTTTCCTAACGGTGCGTATCGAACTTTGAGGCCGTATCCTCCCCCCACATTGTAATAGATGAGCTTGAACTTATGCCATCCTTTCTGGAGGTTGACCAACCCTGTCTTTTCTTCCATGCCATGGTCTCCATCGTTATCCACCACAATCTCATTGTCAATATACAGCACGCTTCCGTCGTCTGATTCTGTCCAGAATTGGTATCCACCCGTCTCGGGGATATTGATGTAGCCATTCCAGACCATACCGCATTTTGAAGAGACGCACAATGGGTGCAGCGAGAAATCAGGGGCGACTCCGCTCGTTTCCACAAAACCATTTTGCACATTTTCGGAAGTATATTTTTCGCGGGTAGTCATCAGTGCCATGCTCAGTCCGGGTTGGGGAGCCATCACAAACTGTACACTTGGCTTTTGAGCATAAAGCAGCACTTCCGCTGAGGCATCGTTGCTCTCGAGCAATCCTGTTTTGTAAGCCTTGGCCCGCACCACGCACTCTTTGGTTGGTGAGAAAGGTTTTTCAAAAGCAGCCGAGCTGGGCTTGGGGTCGGAGCCGTCGGTTGTGTAGCGAATAGTGACACCGGTCGCGGAGGAACCGATTTGCACGGTAGGAGCCATCGTTGAAGGGTCATAGTTTACGGTGATTTGTGGTTTTGGCACGAAAGCGCCAAAGTTGGCGATTTTGACCGCGAAGGCGTGGGGCGATTTGATTTTGTTGGGATTGTATTCTGGCAAAAAAACAGTCGTCTTGCCGGGCGAGTTTTCCCAACGCAGTTTTTCCTTGGTTGCCAGAAAAGTCACTTCTGTTCCTGCTGGCAACTGCAAGTCTTTCAAAACCAACTTTTTGTCGTCGGGATATTTTGGCAAAACGGCATAGAGCGCATTCGATTTTGGGTTGTAGGTAAAAAAGACCTCTTTCACTGCGAAACCGGGAGCGGGGTCAATAGTTTGCTTAAGTAGCGCATCGCCAGAGGTCTTCCAGCCGTCCACAAGTTCGGCTTTCCAGTCGCGGCGCCCCTCGCTCCACTGGCAAGGAGTGCGCCAGCGGCGCGTCCCGTAAATGGCTTCGCCATTGATGCTGAGCCATTGGCCGATATCAAGCAATCGTTCTTGCATGATAGGCGGAATCATGCCATGCCCATCCGGTCCGATATCGAGCAAGAAATTGCCGCCCCGTGAGGCTTTGTCCACGAGGTGCAGCACGAGCGATTGCGTCGAATTGTAGTCCCATGCGTTCTCTGCGCGGTTGTACCCATACGAAAATCCCATGCCTCGGCTTTCCTCCCACGCATGGTCTTCAAAGTCCAAATCTGGCTGGTATTCGGGAGTGTAAATGCCGCCATGATGAAATCTGACACCACTTCCCCAGCGGTCGTTGGCCACCACACGGTCGCGCACAGGGCTGTTGGTATAGAGCCATGCGAGAAACTGCGGCGATTGCCATACATCGGGCGTGGCATCCCAATCACCATCCGACCACACCACCCAGGGTTGATATTTGTTCACCAATTCATAAAGCTGCGGCATGGCGTGTTCGCGGGCGTATCGCGCTTGGTCGGATTTCCAGAGGGGATTGAACCACTCGTATAGTGAAAAATAAAAGCCGGGCTTCACGCTCGTTTTGCGCAGCGCGGAGAACAAGTCGCCCACAAGGTCGCGCTTGGGGCCTCGCACATCGCTGCTCCACGGAAAGCCCCATGTGGCGGAAGCTTGTTCGTTGGGCCAAAGGCAGTAGCCATCGTGATGTTTTGAAGTCAGCACGACATACCGGGCGCCTGCTTTCTCAAACAACCGTGCCCATTCGTCAGGCTCCCAAAGGCTGGCGTGGAAATCGTCGGCAAGGTCATAGTAGGTGCGTGAGCCAAAGTTCTTTTGGTGGAAATCGCGGATTTTGCCGTCGTGCAAATTTTTTTCCAATGAGTTTTGATACCACTCGGCATAGTTGCCCAACGTCGTGTAGGCTGGCACGGAATACACTCCCCAGTGTATAAAGATGCCAAATTTGGCATCAAGCCACCACTCTGGCGTGGGGCGACTGTCGAGCGACGACCAATCCGGCGTGTACACAGGGGCTTGTGCGGCGAGAAAGAGAGCGAGGGGGACGAAGAATAGCAGCGTAAAAAATGAGCGAAGCATAGGCGAAGCAAATTGATGAGTTGATTCGGACAAATGTAAACAAATTTGTCCCATGAAAAGGCTTTCCGAAATCTGGATTTACCCCATCAAATCTTTGGGAGGCATCTCCCTGCCAACGGCCAAAGTGCAGCCTCGCGGCCTACAATACGACCGCCGATGGATGCTGGTGGACGGAGCAGGGCGATTTGTCAGCCAGCGCGAGCTCCCCCATATGGCGCTGCTCGGCACTTCCATCGAACCACCGCACTTATGTGTCTTTGTCAGAGAGAATCCCCTTGAAAAAATCAATGTGCCATTAGAGGTTCCGATAAATGAACCGGAAAAAATGCGGGTCGAAGTGTGGGGCGACAAGTGTTGGGCCAATATGTTGCCGCAAGAGATAAATAATTGGTTTTCAGAAAAATTGAAACAAAACCTCCGGTTGGTTTTTATGCCCGACACCACCCGTCGTTGGGCCGACGGGCGTTACGCCCCCAAAGGCCAACACGTCAGTTTTGCCGATGGGTTTCCCTTTTTAGTGATAGGCCAATCCTCGCTCGACGACCTCAACCGCCGCCTTGCGCAGCCGCTGCCGATGAATCGTTTCAGGCCCAATTTTGTCTTCACGGGTGGCGAGCCTTTTGAGGAAGATGCCTGGGCTGATTTCACCATCAGAGATGTGCCTTTCAGGGGCGTAAAACCATGCGGGCGATGTGTCATCACCACAACCGACCAAACGACAGGCATCCGAGCTGCGGAGCCATTGAAGACCTTGTCCACTTTTCGCAAGGTAGGCAACAAAATTTTGTTTGGTCAAAATGCAGTGTGGGTAGGGGAGGGGGACGCATGGGTGCGGGTAGGCGACGCGCTACATTGTTGAACAATTTTTCGGCACAACCTTTCGCTGAATTAAACTTTCCGTACTTTTGCCCGCCTTTTTGAAAAGGAAAGTTTTAAACCTTGTAATTTTTTGAACTGAACAATGGCAAAACGCAAAGTCTCTCCGGCGGTTGAGGAAGTAACGGTGCAAGAAGTGAATGCTAATCCTGCGCAAAAGATTTGGGAAAAATATCCGAACCTGCTACCCTATACATTGGGTGCCATCGCTGTGCTGATTGGCGGCTGGTGGCTCTACAAAAGCATGATAGTGGCTCCCAAGCAAAAAGAAGCGGTGGCTGCCATGTGGCACGCCCAACAGATGTTCGAGCGCGATTCGTTTCGCTTGGCACTCGAAGACCCCGGTGGTGGCTTCGATGGTTTCCTCACCCTTGCCGACAAATTCAGCGGCACTCCCGCCGGCAACTCTGCCAACTACTATGCCGGCATTTGTTACCTTCAAATGGGCGATTTCGACAACGCCATCAAGTATCTCAAGAAGTTCGATGGCGAAGGGAATCTTTTGCCAGCCATGAAGCACGGGGCGCTTGGGGATGCGTATTCCGAAAAAGAGGACTACGGTGCCGCGCTGAAACATTACCAAAAAGCGGTGGATGCCACTGACCATGATTTGTTGGCAGGTTATTATCTGAAAAAACTCGCGCTGCTAAATGAGTATCAAGGCAACAAGGATGCCGCGTTGAAAGCTTTCGAGCGTCTTCGTCGTGACTATCCCAACCAGTCGTCCTCTGATTGGCGCGATGTCGAAAAATACATTTATCGCCTCGGCGGGAAGTAATAGAGCGCAAAAAGGTGGGTATTAGAGCGCCAGCCCGCTCGAATATTGGACAAGCCGTGAATCGTCATGTAACCGACGGTTCACGGCTTTTTTGTTTGCAATTGAAAATCAATACAAAAGAAATGGAGCCATTTTCAAAAAGTGTTTACATTTGCCCCGTCCCTCTCTCAAAAGATAGTCTCTCCACTTCAGCTCATTGTGGCAATAAGGGTGTTTTTCATCCGTTTTTGCCTTGAATGAGCAGGTTTTGCCATTCAATTATTCCATTACTGCGGCAAAACCCAACGTTCACACAAACAGTAACTTTTAAAACCACTGCTATGAGCACTATTTTTCGCGCAGGGTGGTTGGCCTTCGCGCTTGTGTGCGCGGCCAACGTGATTTTGGCCCAAGCCTCTATTTCCGAAGACCTTCAACGCGCCAACAAGCAATTCGACCTCCAAGCCTACAATCTCGCGCTCAAAACCTACAAGCAAGTGCTGGACAAAGATGCCAACAACGGCCAAGCACTTGCACGCATTGCCGAATGTTATGTTCAACTGAACCAACCGGAAGCCTCACTCGACTGGTATCGCCGGGCGGTAGAGCAACGCGAGCCAAACTCCGATGTTCAGTTGCGCTATGGTAGGGCTTTGATGATGCGTGGCGACTACGACAACGCCAAGCGCCAATTTTTAGAGTACGCTGCTCTCAATGACAATGCAAACGAAGTGGGTCGCCACTTCGCCAATATGTGCGATTTTGCCATCAGAACAGCTAAAAAAACGCCCGACTACATCGCTCGCAACGAGGCCATCAACACTTCGTCCTCCGATTTTGGCCCGTCGTTCTATAACAATCGCGTGGTGTATAGCTCCTCCCGGACGGATATCGTTCGCAAAACGCAATCAAAACCTTCCTCCGACTGGACTGGAGGCTCGGCCAACCAGTTGTTTGTGACACAGCGCAATCCCGAAAACGGCTCCTTGCAAAAACCTGATTTTTTTCGCAACGACTTGCAAAACAGTTACAACGAAAGCCCAGTGAGTTTTTCCACTGATGGCAAAAAGGTGGCGTTTTGCAGAAATACATTTGTCAACGGTGCGCGTCAACTCGCCGAAAAAGGCTCGAACATGAGCCTTTACATCGCCGACGTGGTCAATGGAGAGTGGGTCAACGTCAAGCCGTTCCCATACAACGGCACTGATTTTTCCACTGGCTTTCCTTGTTTGATTGGCACCGGAAACTCCCTGTTGTTTGCATCGAACAACCCCGCCACCACCACTGGTGGAAAAGGATGGGATATTTACCTTTCTCAATTCGTCAATGGCGAATGGAGTACCCCTCGCAACTTGGGAGCGCCCGTGAACACTCCCGGCAATGAAGTGACACCTTATTATGACGGAACGGATTTGTATTTCTCCTCCGATTGGCACAATGGATTGGGCGGGCTTGATGTGTTCCGCGCCGAAGTAGCCAAAGAAAGCGTCAAAAACGTTTATCATCTCGGGCCGGGCATCAACTCCTCTTACGACGACTATGGCTTTATCTACAATAGCCAAAACAAGGTGGGCTACCTGACCAGCACGCGCCCCGGCGGGCGCGGCAATGAAGATATATGGCAAATAACCTACAATGGCAGCGGCATCGCAGCGGCTTCGACCAACACGCCAGCTTCTGCTAACTCGTTGTCTGATGTGCTCTCTGGCCGAGCTTCGAGAACTACCGCGCCAACCCCACAGACATACAATGCGTTGTCTGGTCAGCCTGATGCCTCCGCCACCTCTATCCAAAGCTATTACTTGCTCGTGACCGATGCTTTTGGAAAACCACTTCCCGGCGTTGACGTGGATATGCTGGAATGTGGAGGCGACAAGGGCCAGACGGATTCAGAGGGCAAATTCTATTTTTCACCCTCTGCCCAAGCGCCCAACTGCTTTTTTGACTTGAGCAAGAATGGTTACGAAGGCTCTCGAGTGGAGGTGCGGGAATACGGAAAGCACAATCTCACCGTCTCCCTTTCCAACGACAAGCGCCAAGAATTTAGCGGTGTTGTGTTGGATGCTCGCACGAGGCAGCCATTGAGTAGCGTCACCGTTGATTTTGTTGACAAAGGCAAAACCATCCGCACACAAACCGACCAAAATGGTGGTTATACACTTGATTTGGTGCCGGGTGTCACATACAACATCGAGTACTCGCGCTATGGCTACAAATCCGCCAAAATGCAGATGCGCCCAACGGTATCGCCATTGGGCAACAGACTTACAGAAGTAACGCTCGCGACGGAAACGAGCGGAGCTACCGCCGCCAACAGCACCGTCACGCCGCCCCCCACCAGCGCTTCCACTCCCACGCAATTCACAAATCCCGCAGCACAGTCCACCCCAACACAATTCAGCAACCCTGCCGCAGGGAACCAACCCGCTCCAACACCCGTGCAACACAGCACGACGACGAGCCGGACAACGAACCCTGCTGCCGCCCCCACCTCACAACCCGCACCTACCACGTTGCTAACGGCCAAACAAGGGCAACCGGAAACGCCTTCTCAAACCCAGCAAGAGTTCAACGGGTATTCTGTGCAACTCTCAGCCACGCCTGCCAACACAACGGAGACCGACTCAAGAAAATACGAGACACTCTCAAAACATGGGAATGTTTACACAAAATTGGAGGACGGCAAGAACAAAGTGCGACTCGGTATTTTCCCGACAAAAGAAGAGGCACAAAAGGTATTGAAGGATGTCAATAACAACCCGCAATTCAAAGGCGCTTTCATCGTGGCTGAGCGCGGAGCTGACAAAAGTCTTATTTTGGGCAAACAGCAGAGCACGACAGCTTCGCCAGTCCAGTATAGCACCCCGACTGCCAGTGCCGCAAGAGGCATTACCCCCGCCAACACTACCAGCGCCGCAGCCGCAAAGGCGTCAGTATGCTATGCCATCCAATTAGAACCAGCTGCCTCAGGCAAGTCAATTGCTGTGAAAAACTACTCAAGTGTGACCGACCTTGGCAATGTGTACGGGAAAATGGACAATGGCGTTGTCAGAATGCGCTTGGGCGTTTGGTCTGACTACGACGACGCGGAGGAGGCACTTGACAAGGTGAAGCAAAAAGGCTTCAAGGATGCCCTCATCGTGACGGAAAAATCAACCGACGAAAGCATCCAAGAATATCACATTAAAAAAGCCGCTCCCGGCGCGACGACCAATGTCGCCCCTGTTCAACATACTACCGCTTCAAAACCGAAGGCCAACGACGGCTCTAAGTACTACGTCCGTCTTTGCGCCTTGTCGGACCCCAGCAAATTCGATGCAAAAAAATTGGAAGGCTCAGGGGTCAACGGTAGCGTGGAAAAGTGGCCGGTTGGCAATAGTGGCCTCACGGCCATCGTGCTCGCGGGATACTCCAACCTCGAAGCTGCCGAGCGCGATAAAGACAAGGTGCGAACCAATGGCTTCCCCGAGGCTTATGTGGTCCGGGAGTTGAACGGAACTGTCACAAGAATCAAGTAAGCAGTTTCATGCAGGGGAACAAAAAAAGGGATACTCATTCGAGTGTCCCTTTTTTGTTCCCCTGCATGGTTCGTTCGCTATGGCGGAATACCTTATGGTTTGGAGGTCAATACCGTGCTTTGCCGATTCTTCTCACCCTGTGCACGATAGCTCGAAACACTATCCACCCGTGCGCCAGTAGGGTCAACGGCAGGCCAAAATGCGAGCGCATCACGATAAACCGGTCGCGGAGGCTTTGTCGGTGGCGCTGCTTCGAAATGCCTCCCATCAGGTAGTCGGTGGTGATGAAACCCGTGTAGAGGTTTTCACGACTCTTTTTCAAGATTTTGATGCACCAATCATAGTCGGCGCAGAGGTTGTTTTCAATAAGGGGCGGTGCTATGGAGCGACGCGGTATGAAGGATTGGTGCACCACCAACATTCCGCCGAGAAAGTCGCGCCAACGGAGCTGCGCGGGAAGTTTGCGGGTACTGAGCTCGCTCATGGTGCCAACCGGTCGGCGCGATGCGTCCACGAGCATGGTTTCGCCGTAGAGCACATCGGTTTGGGGAGTGACGAGCGCCGCCATTTTTTCCAGCACATCTGGCGCATGGATGTGGTCGCCACAATTGAGACACCACACGAAATCGCCCGTAGCCACACGCATTCCTTTGTTCATGGCATCATACAGCCCCTTGTCTGGCTCTGACATCCAATGCACGTTGGGCATCGTTTCGGCGAATTCCTGTATGACTTTCAATGAGTTGTCTTTGGAAGCACCGTCCACGAAGATGTATTCGATATGCGGATACGTCTGCCGTCGCACACTTTCCATCGTGCCGGGCAGGTCGGCCTCGCCGTTGTAAACGACGGTGATGACGGAGAAGGTTATTGGTTGTTCGTTGCTGGTTGCTGGTTGTTCGTTGCTCGTTGCTGGTTGTTCGTTGCTGGTTGCTGGTTGTTCGTTGCTGGTTGCTGGTTGTTCGTTGCTCGTTGCTGGTTGTTCGTTGCTCGTTGCTGGTTGTTCGTTGCTGGTTGCTGGTTGTTCGTTGCTCGTTGCTGGTTGCTCGTTGCTGGTTGTTCGTTGCTGGTTGCTCGTTGCTCGTTGTTCGTTGCTCGTTGCTGGTTGCTCGTTGCTGGTTGCTGGTTGCTTGTTCAAGGTGCGATTGGCATTTTTGAATGAACGGCAAATGTACGGCAGAATGATGTTCCGAAAAATCCACCCGTCCTACGGCTCTAAGCCGTAGGACGGGTGACCGCTTACTGCTTCACGAACTTCTTGAAATACAGGGGCTTGCCGCCGACATCGCAACCTATGAGCAAATACAACCCGGCGGGCAAAAACTCGATGTCGAGGCGAGCAACGCTGTTCCCAAGCACCGTTCCATTCGCCATTTTCAAACTGCCCGCAGCATCTAAGATTTTGAAGCTCAAATCCGAAAAGAGGCGGTTTTCGATTTGCAGAAAATCGCTGGCGGGATTCGGCTGAACACGAACGCGTTTCAATGGTGGCTCATCAGTTGATGTGATATACCTCGTGCCGCCAAGTTTTCAGCATGGTTGGAAGGATGAGATCACGTTTACTAAACTTCAAAAGTTTAGTAAACGTTACCCTAGACGATGCTGAAAACTTGGCGGCGCGAGGTATAAGACCATTTGAAGAATAATCTCGCTGCCTTAATAGGTGTTGCTTGAAATATCTTTTACGCGCAGCGCCTAAAAACCTGTTATTTTCCCGCAAAATTCTGAAATGTTCTTATTTGCAGCAGGCATTATATTGAGTTTGCTCGGTTCTTTGCCGCCGGGTATCATTAGCCTTTCTGTGGCGCAAACCGCAATAGAACGAGGGTTTCTCGCTGCCATGTTGTTGGCAGTGGGGGCGGCAGGCGCGGAATTTTTTCAGGCGTGGGCAGCGGTGGCGCTAACGGATTGGTTTTTAAGCGAGCCGACGGCTGAGCGGTGGTTCAAATGGGCAGCCACGCCTGTTTTTTTCAGCTTGGGGGTTTACTTTCTTTTTATTGCAAAAAATCCCAAAACACGCGGTGTGGCGGTGGCAGTCTCGGCAGCGAAACAACTGGGAAAGGGTGTTTTATTGAGCCTTTTCAATCTCTTGGCCGTGCCCTATTGGTTCGTTTACGTCGGCTCCTTGAGGGTTTCGGGTTGGTGGGAGACCGAAAGCCTCACGTCAACGCTTGTGTTCTCGACAGGCGTGACGGTGGGCACCACTGGGGCTTTGGCTTTGTATGCTTGGCTGGGGCAGCTCATGGTGCAGCGCTCGGAGATAGCGGCTCGTCATGCAAACAGAGTCATTGGGTTGATTTTTTTGGGCTTAGGGACACAGCTGTTATACTCGCTTTTGCAGCCCTAACGCACAACCACTACTCTCGCTCGGTAACCGTCGGCCATGACGGAGTAAACCCCATTGCTCGCCCCTGTTAGGTCGAGAATGGCCTCCAATTCGTTTGCCCCAAGTCGTTTTTCCAAAATAAGTTTTCCTCTGCGGCTAAACACTTTTATGTCCATGGCGGAAGCGCCGTGCGCAGGGTGTTTTTTGAATTTAAAAACTCCCTTGCTGGGGTTGGGCGAAATACCCCACGAACGTGGAGAGGAGGTGTCAGGCAGCAAAGTTTGTTTTAAAACAAAGGCGAAGTTCCTTTCTATGTGCTCGCCCTCTTTCAGGGTGAAGATGTCGGAATAGCCCGCCTCATCCAGCCCGAAGCCAGGCAACAATATCTGACTGCTCAGAGGGGGCAATATGTAAAGTTGGTATTCGCCCGAAAGAAGGTGGGTGACTTCGAATCGGCCTTGCGCATCGGTGGTGGCTGCCCCAACGACGTTGTTCGCTTTGTGCAACAGAACAACTGCGGCTTTTTCCAAGAATGGCTCTGTGGGGTCAACCATGTTGTTTCGCAGAGAGTCGAGCCATACAAAACCGCTTATCTTGTTGAAAATCTGTCCTTTGGGTGGATGCAATTGTGATTTGGGTACAATACCCTTCGGCAGTCGGCTACTGCCCCACGAAAGATGCGCCGTAGCGCCCCCGCTTGCTTCAAAATACTCCATACGGACAGGGTAGCGGTGGCCACCTTCGAGAAAAATGGTGCCGCTGTGTTCCGTTTTCGGCTGGTTGGTCCATTGGTCAATCAGCAAAGAGTCATTGACCCACAGTCGCACCCCGTCATCTGTGAAGGCGTAGAAGGTAAGGGTGTCGTCGAAAAAAGGCACGATGTCGCCCGTCCAACGCACGGCAAAAAAATCGTCCGGCACATAGCCTGTTGCTGGCGATTCGATGCCCCATTCAAAGAAGATAGTGGTGTCTATGCGTGTTAACAAAAGTTCTCCATCAAAACCAGCGTAGTAATCATTTATTTTGAAATACTCACCATAGAGGCCTTTACCATTAGAGCGCCGGTATGTTTTGTACTCGGCTTCTATCAATGTTCCGTTTTCTTCCGGGGTCACAAAGGAGAATAAGGTGTGTTTATTTCCATTGTGCCACTGATTGAAAAGCAATATAGAATCGCCTCTAAATTGAATAACGGGTACTGTTGCGTTGCGCTGCATTCCCACCACGCTCAAAAATGTGTATGGAGATAGTCCTTTCAGGCCATCCACGTTTACTTCTATATCCGAAGGTTCTGTTGCGACGGTTATTTCAGATTTATGTGGAAGGACATCTTTCCATATAGTGTTTGACAGTCCCATGCTATCTTTTGCTGTCAAATATACTCGATACCACACATTGTCGGATGGTTCGCCCTCGTCCGACACGATGTAGCTGCCTTCTGTAAGGCCGTTGGTGGGCTGAATGGCTGGGTGAGTGTGGTTGTCATGGTGGAAGTCAATTTTCCACGTCAGCGCAGTGGGGGAAAGGATGCCTTCTTCCGCGTCGTCGGCATAGCCTGAGAATGGGATTTCTTCGCCGGCGCGGTACAGGAATTTGGATTCGGGCAAGGTGATAACCGGGAAGGGGCGCGTGTTGGTGGTGACGCGCAGAAGGGCTGC
This genomic interval from Saprospiraceae bacterium contains the following:
- a CDS encoding class I SAM-dependent methyltransferase, with product MNIEQKLEPFANRLAKMHKHLGKWARRQGITCYRVYDNDIPGTPLAIDIYENIVHVAEYARDHGMEPTEHAAWLDGCLRVVSEVLGVSSELIYLKFRQRQKGLRQYERFSRVGSEYIVRENGLRFLIKPADYLDVGLFLDHRNTRLMVQQEAAGKRVLNLFAYTGSFTVYAAAGGASETLTIDMSNTYLEWADRNLSLNNFSDKKHRLLQADVLAWLEQPPGELFDLIIVDPPTFSNSKRMDDTLDIQRDHVMLLNRTLRFCAPGGTVYFSTNYRRFKIWEEEIRASAIKDISKQTVPEDFRNKKIHQSFKILK
- a CDS encoding alpha-L-fucosidase produces the protein MLRSFFTLLFFVPLALFLAAQAPVYTPDWSSLDSRPTPEWWLDAKFGIFIHWGVYSVPAYTTLGNYAEWYQNSLEKNLHDGKIRDFHQKNFGSRTYYDLADDFHASLWEPDEWARLFEKAGARYVVLTSKHHDGYCLWPNEQASATWGFPWSSDVRGPKRDLVGDLFSALRKTSVKPGFYFSLYEWFNPLWKSDQARYAREHAMPQLYELVNKYQPWVVWSDGDWDATPDVWQSPQFLAWLYTNSPVRDRVVANDRWGSGVRFHHGGIYTPEYQPDLDFEDHAWEESRGMGFSYGYNRAENAWDYNSTQSLVLHLVDKASRGGNFLLDIGPDGHGMIPPIMQERLLDIGQWLSINGEAIYGTRRWRTPCQWSEGRRDWKAELVDGWKTSGDALLKQTIDPAPGFAVKEVFFTYNPKSNALYAVLPKYPDDKKLVLKDLQLPAGTEVTFLATKEKLRWENSPGKTTVFLPEYNPNKIKSPHAFAVKIANFGAFVPKPQITVNYDPSTMAPTVQIGSSATGVTIRYTTDGSDPKPSSAAFEKPFSPTKECVVRAKAYKTGLLESNDASAEVLLYAQKPSVQFVMAPQPGLSMALMTTREKYTSENVQNGFVETSGVAPDFSLHPLCVSSKCGMVWNGYINIPETGGYQFWTESDDGSVLYIDNEIVVDNDGDHGMEEKTGLVNLQKGWHKFKLIYYNVGGGYGLKVRYAPLGKERQEIPGSMLGH
- a CDS encoding MOSC domain-containing protein encodes the protein MKRLSEIWIYPIKSLGGISLPTAKVQPRGLQYDRRWMLVDGAGRFVSQRELPHMALLGTSIEPPHLCVFVRENPLEKINVPLEVPINEPEKMRVEVWGDKCWANMLPQEINNWFSEKLKQNLRLVFMPDTTRRWADGRYAPKGQHVSFADGFPFLVIGQSSLDDLNRRLAQPLPMNRFRPNFVFTGGEPFEEDAWADFTIRDVPFRGVKPCGRCVITTTDQTTGIRAAEPLKTLSTFRKVGNKILFGQNAVWVGEGDAWVRVGDALHC
- a CDS encoding tetratricopeptide repeat protein, giving the protein MAKRKVSPAVEEVTVQEVNANPAQKIWEKYPNLLPYTLGAIAVLIGGWWLYKSMIVAPKQKEAVAAMWHAQQMFERDSFRLALEDPGGGFDGFLTLADKFSGTPAGNSANYYAGICYLQMGDFDNAIKYLKKFDGEGNLLPAMKHGALGDAYSEKEDYGAALKHYQKAVDATDHDLLAGYYLKKLALLNEYQGNKDAALKAFERLRRDYPNQSSSDWRDVEKYIYRLGGK
- a CDS encoding carboxypeptidase regulatory-like domain-containing protein yields the protein MSTIFRAGWLAFALVCAANVILAQASISEDLQRANKQFDLQAYNLALKTYKQVLDKDANNGQALARIAECYVQLNQPEASLDWYRRAVEQREPNSDVQLRYGRALMMRGDYDNAKRQFLEYAALNDNANEVGRHFANMCDFAIRTAKKTPDYIARNEAINTSSSDFGPSFYNNRVVYSSSRTDIVRKTQSKPSSDWTGGSANQLFVTQRNPENGSLQKPDFFRNDLQNSYNESPVSFSTDGKKVAFCRNTFVNGARQLAEKGSNMSLYIADVVNGEWVNVKPFPYNGTDFSTGFPCLIGTGNSLLFASNNPATTTGGKGWDIYLSQFVNGEWSTPRNLGAPVNTPGNEVTPYYDGTDLYFSSDWHNGLGGLDVFRAEVAKESVKNVYHLGPGINSSYDDYGFIYNSQNKVGYLTSTRPGGRGNEDIWQITYNGSGIAAASTNTPASANSLSDVLSGRASRTTAPTPQTYNALSGQPDASATSIQSYYLLVTDAFGKPLPGVDVDMLECGGDKGQTDSEGKFYFSPSAQAPNCFFDLSKNGYEGSRVEVREYGKHNLTVSLSNDKRQEFSGVVLDARTRQPLSSVTVDFVDKGKTIRTQTDQNGGYTLDLVPGVTYNIEYSRYGYKSAKMQMRPTVSPLGNRLTEVTLATETSGATAANSTVTPPPTSASTPTQFTNPAAQSTPTQFSNPAAGNQPAPTPVQHSTTTSRTTNPAAAPTSQPAPTTLLTAKQGQPETPSQTQQEFNGYSVQLSATPANTTETDSRKYETLSKHGNVYTKLEDGKNKVRLGIFPTKEEAQKVLKDVNNNPQFKGAFIVAERGADKSLILGKQQSTTASPVQYSTPTASAARGITPANTTSAAAAKASVCYAIQLEPAASGKSIAVKNYSSVTDLGNVYGKMDNGVVRMRLGVWSDYDDAEEALDKVKQKGFKDALIVTEKSTDESIQEYHIKKAAPGATTNVAPVQHTTASKPKANDGSKYYVRLCALSDPSKFDAKKLEGSGVNGSVEKWPVGNSGLTAIVLAGYSNLEAAERDKDKVRTNGFPEAYVVRELNGTVTRIK
- a CDS encoding glycosyltransferase; its protein translation is MNKQPATSNEQPATSNEQRATSNQQRTTSNEQPATSNEQPATSNEQPATSNEQPATSNEQPATSNEQPATSNEQPATSNEQPATSNEQPITFSVITVVYNGEADLPGTMESVRRQTYPHIEYIFVDGASKDNSLKVIQEFAETMPNVHWMSEPDKGLYDAMNKGMRVATGDFVWCLNCGDHIHAPDVLEKMAALVTPQTDVLYGETMLVDASRRPVGTMSELSTRKLPAQLRWRDFLGGMLVVHQSFIPRRSIAPPLIENNLCADYDWCIKILKKSRENLYTGFITTDYLMGGISKQRHRQSLRDRFIVMRSHFGLPLTLLAHGWIVFRAIVHRVRRIGKARY
- a CDS encoding T9SS type A sorting domain-containing protein, whose product is MKRVRVQPNPASDFLQIENRLFSDLSFKILDAAGSLKMANGTVLGNSVARLDIEFLPAGLYLLIGCDVGGKPLYFKKFVKQ
- a CDS encoding LysE family transporter, with product MFLFAAGIILSLLGSLPPGIISLSVAQTAIERGFLAAMLLAVGAAGAEFFQAWAAVALTDWFLSEPTAERWFKWAATPVFFSLGVYFLFIAKNPKTRGVAVAVSAAKQLGKGVLLSLFNLLAVPYWFVYVGSLRVSGWWETESLTSTLVFSTGVTVGTTGALALYAWLGQLMVQRSEIAARHANRVIGLIFLGLGTQLLYSLLQP